A single region of the Selenomonas sp. oral taxon 920 genome encodes:
- the ahbB gene encoding siroheme decarboxylase subunit beta — translation MTEEIEIGELDQKIVRLLQGDFPLVAEPYKELAAEIGITEEELLAHISSMREEKKIRKMGAVLRHREVGFTANSLCVWNVPDARVDEVAQRMAEHPRVSHCYDRNREADWKYNLYTMIHGYSREECENIAAELAAATGIDDRRMLYTKREWKKTSMKYFTEE, via the coding sequence ATGACAGAAGAAATCGAGATTGGAGAACTTGATCAAAAGATTGTCCGATTACTGCAGGGGGATTTTCCGCTCGTAGCGGAACCATACAAGGAACTTGCCGCAGAGATCGGCATTACGGAGGAGGAACTCCTCGCGCACATTTCCTCCATGCGCGAGGAGAAGAAGATCCGCAAAATGGGGGCCGTCCTGCGCCATCGTGAGGTTGGCTTTACAGCGAACTCGCTCTGCGTCTGGAATGTACCGGACGCGCGCGTGGACGAGGTCGCGCAGCGTATGGCAGAGCACCCTCGCGTCTCACACTGCTACGACCGCAACCGAGAGGCAGATTGGAAGTACAACCTCTATACTATGATTCATGGCTACAGCCGCGAAGAGTGTGAGAACATCGCCGCCGAACTCGCCGCAGCCACTGGAATCGACGACCGCCGTATGCTCTACACCAAGCGAGAGTGGAAAAAGACGTCGATGAAGTACTTTACTGAGGAATAA
- a CDS encoding FprA family A-type flavoprotein, with protein sequence MNAIKIRDDIYWVGAIDWSMRSFHGYDTQRGSSYNAYLIIDEKITLIDAVKHGFEEELLARISSVIDPSRIDYIISNHVEPDHSFGVPLISSLAPNAKVITSAPNGLKGLRAYYGELPYETVKAGDTLSLGKRTLSFVPTPMLHWPDSMVTYCPEEKILFSNDAFGQHLASGKRYDDENDLSVVIEEAKKYYANILFLYGKQAQTALKALHGLAIEMIATGHGIIWRSHIPEIIDLYNKWSLGETEDRAVIVFDSMWHSTEKMAHTIAEAFIDKGFSVGYYDIQKNTHADIMTDVLTSRYLAVGSPTLNNQMLPTIAGFLCYMKGLAPTGRKAFAFGSYGWGGQSIQQIEDELKAGGCEIVMDKVRMLYVPSAEQLAGLRDQILAL encoded by the coding sequence ATGAACGCAATCAAAATCCGAGACGACATCTACTGGGTCGGAGCAATCGACTGGTCCATGCGCAGCTTTCACGGCTACGATACCCAGCGCGGCTCATCCTACAATGCATATCTCATCATCGACGAAAAGATTACACTGATCGATGCGGTCAAGCACGGATTCGAGGAAGAACTGCTCGCACGGATCTCCTCTGTCATCGATCCATCGCGCATCGACTACATCATCTCGAACCACGTCGAACCAGATCACTCATTCGGCGTTCCGCTCATCTCCTCCCTCGCACCAAATGCGAAGGTCATCACGAGTGCCCCGAACGGGCTGAAGGGGCTGCGTGCATACTACGGAGAGCTCCCCTACGAGACGGTTAAGGCGGGCGACACGCTTTCCCTCGGCAAGCGCACTCTCTCATTCGTTCCGACCCCGATGCTTCACTGGCCGGACAGCATGGTAACGTACTGCCCCGAGGAGAAGATTCTCTTCTCGAACGATGCTTTCGGTCAGCACCTCGCCTCCGGCAAGCGCTATGACGACGAAAATGATCTCTCCGTCGTCATTGAGGAGGCAAAGAAGTACTACGCAAACATCCTCTTCCTCTACGGAAAGCAGGCGCAGACGGCGCTCAAGGCGCTCCACGGGCTTGCCATCGAGATGATCGCTACGGGACACGGCATCATTTGGCGCTCACACATCCCCGAGATCATCGACCTCTACAACAAATGGTCGCTCGGTGAGACCGAAGATCGTGCGGTCATCGTCTTTGACAGCATGTGGCACTCCACAGAGAAGATGGCTCACACGATCGCAGAGGCATTCATCGACAAGGGTTTCTCCGTCGGCTACTACGACATCCAGAAGAACACGCACGCAGACATCATGACTGACGTGCTTACGAGCCGTTATCTTGCCGTCGGTTCACCAACGCTCAACAACCAGATGCTCCCGACCATTGCCGGCTTCCTCTGCTATATGAAAGGCCTTGCTCCGACAGGGCGCAAGGCGTTCGCGTTCGGCTCCTACGGCTGGGGCGGTCAGAGCATTCAGCAGATTGAGGACGAACTGAAGGCGGGCGGCTGTGAGATCGTCATGGACAAGGTGCGCATGCTCTACGTCCCCTCCGCCGAACAGCTTGCAGGTCTGCGCGACCAAATCCTCGCACTGTAA
- a CDS encoding 3'-5' exonuclease: protein MLEKILVFDTETTGFRSDDEVLTLAVVNGAGQPLVDGMYAPVHKTAWPDAEKINRISPAMVANCAPIREQQADLERMFNDPETLLVGYNIEFDIRLLAQSGIRITNPNRHDVMLAFSAFRKVPDARRGGYRWWKLTECADYYRYDWGTTEAHGALADTLATLYCYQKMKEPVYEEQSLF from the coding sequence ATGCTAGAAAAGATCCTGGTCTTTGACACCGAGACAACGGGTTTTCGCAGTGACGACGAGGTATTGACGCTTGCCGTGGTAAACGGTGCGGGCCAACCTCTCGTGGATGGGATGTATGCGCCCGTGCACAAGACTGCATGGCCGGATGCAGAGAAGATCAATCGGATCTCTCCCGCAATGGTGGCGAACTGTGCGCCGATCCGCGAACAGCAGGCCGATCTTGAACGTATGTTCAACGATCCGGAGACGCTTCTTGTCGGATACAACATTGAGTTCGATATTCGCCTTTTGGCGCAGTCGGGCATACGCATTACGAATCCGAATCGCCATGATGTTATGCTTGCATTCTCAGCGTTTCGCAAGGTTCCCGATGCACGGCGCGGCGGCTACCGTTGGTGGAAGCTGACCGAGTGTGCGGACTACTATCGCTACGACTGGGGTACGACCGAGGCACACGGGGCACTTGCGGATACACTGGCGACACTCTACTGCTACCAAAAGATGAAAGAGCCGGTATACGAGGAGCAGAGTTTGTTTTAG
- the glyQ gene encoding glycine--tRNA ligase subunit alpha yields MKFQEVILALQEFWSGQGCILAQPYDVEKGAGTMSPWTFLRVLGPEPWNVAYVEPSRRPADGRYGDNPNRLYQHHQFQVIMKPSPDNIQELYLESLARLGIRAEEHDIRFVEDNWESPTLGAWGLGWEVWLDGMEITQFTYFQQVGSHDVKPVSVEITYGLERLAMYIQGVENVYDIAWTDDVTYGDVFHQNEFEQSTYAFDLSDEELLFDLFDKYEAEAVRVIGAGHVHPAHDYVLKCSHAFNLLDARGAISVSQRTAFIGRVRKLARLCAEAYLAQREALGYPMLKKEGKA; encoded by the coding sequence ATGAAATTCCAGGAGGTCATCCTCGCATTGCAGGAGTTCTGGTCGGGTCAGGGATGTATTCTCGCCCAGCCATATGACGTGGAGAAGGGCGCGGGTACGATGAGCCCGTGGACGTTCCTGCGTGTTCTCGGTCCGGAACCGTGGAATGTCGCCTATGTGGAGCCGTCGCGCCGTCCCGCCGACGGGCGCTATGGGGATAATCCGAACCGTCTCTATCAGCACCACCAGTTCCAGGTCATCATGAAGCCCTCGCCGGACAATATTCAGGAACTCTATCTCGAGAGCCTTGCGCGTCTCGGGATTCGTGCCGAGGAACATGACATCCGCTTTGTTGAGGACAACTGGGAGTCGCCGACGCTTGGTGCGTGGGGGCTCGGCTGGGAGGTCTGGCTGGACGGTATGGAGATCACGCAGTTCACGTATTTCCAGCAGGTCGGCAGCCATGATGTAAAGCCTGTCTCCGTCGAGATCACCTACGGTCTTGAGCGTCTCGCGATGTATATTCAGGGCGTGGAGAACGTCTATGACATCGCGTGGACGGACGATGTGACCTATGGTGATGTATTCCATCAGAACGAGTTCGAGCAGTCAACCTATGCGTTCGACCTCTCGGATGAGGAGCTGCTCTTTGACCTCTTTGACAAATACGAGGCAGAGGCGGTGCGCGTCATCGGCGCAGGCCATGTGCATCCCGCACATGACTATGTGCTGAAATGCTCGCATGCGTTCAATCTGCTCGATGCTCGCGGTGCGATCAGCGTCTCGCAGCGTACGGCGTTCATCGGGCGTGTCCGTAAACTCGCGCGTTTGTGTGCGGAGGCGTATCTCGCGCAGCGTGAGGCTCTTGGTTATCCGATGCTGAAGAAGGAGGGGAAGGCATGA